The proteins below come from a single Cylindrospermopsis raciborskii Cr2010 genomic window:
- a CDS encoding non-ribosomal peptide synthetase, which yields MIYSQNKSVHELFMQQVEKSPDAVAIIFENQQLTYGELNCKANQLAHYLQSIGVGPEVFVGLCVTRSIEIVIGIMGILKAGGAYVPLDPAYPQERLAFMLEDAKPKVVLTENQCLEALPIINATVLCLDADWQKIEQQSEDNPSCDVTPDNLAYLIYTSGSTGKPKGVQMPHSSIVNYLQGITKIIPVDNQDIYLHTASFSFTASVRQLFLPLSQGAAVVIATREKTRDPLRLFELIETQEVTICDGVPSVWRYGLMALESLDKKYTVAIGESKLKYLIFGGELLPYQLIKKLRNLFQTPPQFFNILGQTETIGNAFYPIPENCDIEQGYVPVGNPLQDMQQVYVLNSQLEPVKNGESGELHIAGGTLARGYLNRVHANAEKFINNPFNPQQKLFKTGDVARHCQDGTLEILGRIDFQVNIRGMRVELEEIEAILKLHPSVREGAISLREDIPGDQRLVAYIVPNTQTLDLAEIRNFIEHKLPDYMVPNAFVLIEKLPVLPNGKLDRNNLPVPNLSAGISNFVAPRNPQEELIANIWGEVLGLEKVGIYDNFLELGGHSLLASLVVSRLREALSLELSISILFEAPTIASLSEKVTTFQDDFHPTNSLPILQPVSRTAESPLSLIQQRFWILDQMEGANAAYNITRALHLFGSLNLMALQQAVQSIIQRHETLRTSFGISEGKPVQFIAETLSFTLPLVDLQTLAEVEREAELQRLITAEYTEAFDLSQAPLLRVKLIRLESNSHILLVTMHHIISDAWSVAIFFKELSSLYGNSPLANLPVQYADYAYWQRQGLQNDVINTQISYWKQQLADAPSIIELPTDYPRSAVQTFRGSIHRFRLGNDLTNKLKILSQKSGTSLFMTLQAAFVTFLYRYTGQEDIVIGSPITNRNRQALESLIGFFVNTLVLRTRLENNPTFKQLLSQVRQVALDAYVHQDLPFDTLVEALQPKRHKNLSPLFQVMFVLQNSPLEKFNLPGLNVTQIELNRPTAGATFDLTLSMQEVNLELIGAFEYNANLFDTTTIARMVDNFQTLVESIVSNPDEKVGELPLLSAAQKHQLLVEWNNTQTDYPHQCIHQLFEQQVERTPDAIAIQWENQQLTYRELNNQANQLAHYLQFLGVSAQTLVGIYLERSPKIIIAMLGILKAGGAYLPLDPSHPSDRLTFMLQDAKAFLLLTEQQLGGKLTNVEQICLDRDWSIIAQRNQQNLNCDTTPDNLAHVIYTSGSTGQPKGVMVTHCGVVRLVVNTDYVNLQPTDVIAQASNTGFDAATFEIWGALLNGAKLVILDRETILSPRDFASSLQTHGITILLITTALFNQMVQQVPMAFRHLHYLLKQLAYWVEKLTNTSQIADNFSNIPPQVSRSASVYSIVLSASMVRSIEAFSLEQKVTIFVIIITALNILLFNYSGKNDILVMTTVGNRSSVETETMLGCFINDVILHSHFSSEETALTLLEQVQQTLIEAINNKEIASRTVIDTITSKQPLNISASLTMLPPQNWHNRMLDFEFVSIKRDLSLWDEEIPLEIYVSSPSVNNPTIEIKVFYSTELFTNDTIEFMFTYYQEILQKIVQNPNRPITQFG from the coding sequence ATGATATATTCTCAAAACAAGTCTGTTCACGAGCTGTTTATGCAGCAAGTAGAAAAATCGCCTGATGCAGTGGCAATAATCTTTGAAAATCAGCAGTTGACCTATGGAGAATTAAACTGTAAAGCCAATCAACTAGCGCATTATTTGCAATCGATTGGTGTAGGACCAGAGGTGTTTGTAGGTCTTTGTGTAACTCGTTCCATAGAAATAGTTATTGGAATTATGGGTATCCTCAAAGCGGGTGGTGCTTATGTTCCTTTGGACCCTGCTTATCCCCAGGAAAGGCTAGCATTTATGCTAGAGGATGCCAAGCCAAAGGTAGTTTTAACTGAAAATCAGTGTTTAGAGGCGCTGCCTATTATCAACGCCACGGTTTTATGTTTAGATGCGGACTGGCAAAAAATTGAGCAACAAAGTGAAGATAATCCCAGTTGTGATGTTACACCAGATAATTTGGCCTACTTAATATATACTTCTGGCTCTACTGGTAAGCCAAAAGGAGTACAAATGCCCCATAGCAGTATTGTGAATTATCTCCAGGGTATAACTAAAATAATCCCGGTTGATAACCAAGATATTTACCTGCATACAGCATCTTTCTCATTTACTGCTTCAGTCAGACAACTATTCCTACCCTTATCCCAAGGCGCAGCTGTTGTTATTGCTACCCGTGAAAAAACCAGAGATCCCCTTAGGTTATTTGAACTAATTGAAACACAAGAGGTCACTATCTGTGATGGCGTGCCCTCGGTGTGGCGTTATGGACTCATGGCTTTGGAAAGTTTAGACAAAAAATATACAGTAGCTATAGGGGAATCAAAGCTAAAATACCTCATATTTGGCGGGGAGTTACTACCTTATCAACTAATTAAGAAATTACGTAACCTATTTCAAACTCCACCTCAATTTTTTAATATCCTAGGTCAAACGGAAACTATTGGTAATGCTTTTTATCCCATTCCTGAAAACTGCGATATTGAACAAGGATATGTTCCCGTTGGTAATCCCCTCCAAGACATGCAACAGGTTTACGTCCTCAACTCCCAACTGGAACCGGTGAAAAATGGAGAATCTGGAGAACTGCACATAGCTGGTGGTACATTAGCACGTGGTTATTTAAACCGCGTCCATGCCAATGCTGAAAAATTTATTAATAATCCCTTTAATCCCCAGCAAAAACTTTTCAAAACCGGGGATGTAGCTCGACACTGCCAAGATGGTACTTTAGAAATTCTTGGTCGGATTGACTTTCAGGTAAATATCCGAGGGATGCGCGTAGAACTGGAAGAAATTGAAGCCATATTAAAACTGCATCCCTCAGTTCGAGAAGGTGCAATTAGCCTCCGAGAGGATATACCGGGAGATCAGCGCTTGGTTGCCTATATCGTCCCTAACACTCAAACCTTAGACTTGGCAGAAATTCGGAACTTTATAGAGCATAAACTACCAGATTATATGGTTCCTAATGCCTTTGTGTTGATAGAAAAACTGCCAGTATTACCCAACGGAAAGTTAGACAGGAATAATTTACCCGTACCAAATCTATCTGCTGGAATTAGTAACTTTGTTGCACCCCGTAACCCCCAAGAAGAACTAATAGCTAACATTTGGGGAGAAGTTTTAGGACTGGAGAAAGTAGGCATTTATGACAACTTTTTAGAATTGGGGGGACATTCTCTACTTGCCAGTTTAGTTGTATCAAGATTGCGCGAAGCCCTATCTTTGGAGCTATCCATCAGCATTTTATTTGAAGCGCCAACTATAGCTAGTTTAAGCGAAAAAGTTACAACTTTTCAGGATGATTTTCATCCCACTAATTCCCTCCCAATTTTACAGCCAGTTTCCCGAACTGCAGAATCACCTTTATCTTTGATTCAACAGAGATTTTGGATTCTTGACCAAATGGAAGGAGCAAATGCAGCTTACAATATTACCAGAGCTTTGCACTTATTTGGTTCCCTGAATTTAATGGCACTTCAACAAGCAGTGCAGTCAATTATTCAACGTCACGAAACCCTGCGTACTTCTTTTGGTATATCAGAAGGAAAACCAGTGCAATTTATTGCAGAAACTTTATCATTCACCTTACCATTAGTAGATTTACAAACCCTAGCAGAAGTTGAAAGAGAGGCAGAATTACAACGCTTAATTACCGCTGAATATACAGAAGCTTTTGATTTAAGCCAAGCCCCTCTACTAAGAGTAAAACTGATTCGCCTGGAATCAAATTCCCATATTTTGCTAGTCACCATGCACCACATAATCTCGGATGCTTGGTCAGTAGCAATTTTCTTCAAGGAATTGTCGAGTTTATATGGAAATTCTCCCCTGGCAAACTTGCCAGTTCAGTATGCAGATTATGCTTACTGGCAACGTCAAGGGCTGCAAAATGATGTTATCAATACCCAGATAAGCTATTGGAAACAACAGTTAGCAGACGCTCCATCAATCATAGAATTACCAACAGATTACCCCCGTTCCGCTGTTCAAACATTTCGCGGTAGTATCCACCGGTTTAGATTGGGTAATGACCTGACTAACAAACTGAAAATATTAAGTCAGAAGTCGGGTACTTCTCTATTTATGACGCTGCAAGCAGCTTTTGTCACCTTTCTTTATCGTTACACTGGCCAAGAAGATATTGTTATTGGCTCCCCTATTACTAACCGCAATCGTCAAGCCCTCGAGTCATTAATTGGGTTTTTTGTCAACACTTTAGTTTTACGTACTCGCTTAGAAAACAATCCTACGTTTAAACAACTATTATCCCAGGTGCGACAGGTTGCTCTTGATGCTTATGTTCATCAAGACTTACCTTTTGATACCCTAGTTGAAGCTCTACAACCCAAACGGCACAAAAATCTCAGTCCCCTGTTTCAGGTAATGTTTGTATTGCAAAATTCTCCCTTGGAAAAATTCAACTTACCAGGTCTGAATGTAACCCAAATTGAATTAAATAGACCTACAGCAGGAGCGACTTTTGATTTGACCCTGTCGATGCAAGAAGTAAATTTAGAACTCATAGGAGCCTTTGAATATAACGCCAATTTGTTTGACACCACAACCATCGCCCGCATGGTAGATAATTTTCAAACTTTGGTGGAGTCTATTGTTAGTAATCCTGATGAAAAGGTGGGAGAATTACCATTACTCTCAGCAGCGCAAAAACATCAGCTACTTGTGGAATGGAATAACACACAAACTGATTATCCTCACCAATGTATTCATCAATTATTTGAGCAACAAGTAGAAAGAACACCAGATGCGATCGCTATCCAATGGGAAAATCAACAACTTACCTATCGGGAGTTAAATAATCAAGCCAATCAACTAGCCCACTATTTGCAGTTTCTGGGTGTTAGTGCACAAACTTTGGTGGGAATTTATTTAGAGCGATCGCCTAAAATCATCATCGCCATGCTAGGGATCCTGAAAGCTGGAGGTGCTTATTTACCATTGGATCCTAGCCATCCGAGCGATCGCTTGACATTTATGCTGCAAGATGCAAAAGCCTTTTTACTTTTGACAGAACAGCAGCTAGGGGGAAAACTGACCAATGTTGAGCAGATTTGTTTAGATCGGGACTGGTCCATCATTGCCCAAAGGAACCAACAGAACTTGAACTGCGATACTACCCCGGATAATTTGGCTCATGTTATTTACACATCAGGGTCAACGGGTCAACCTAAAGGTGTGATGGTTACTCATTGCGGGGTAGTGCGGTTAGTAGTCAATACTGACTATGTAAACTTGCAACCGACAGATGTAATTGCACAAGCTTCTAATACTGGCTTTGACGCTGCTACCTTTGAGATTTGGGGAGCATTACTCAATGGTGCAAAACTCGTAATTCTCGATAGAGAAACCATACTATCACCACGAGATTTTGCCAGTAGCTTACAAACCCACGGTATTACCATCTTGCTTATCACGACCGCACTATTTAACCAAATGGTTCAACAAGTACCGATGGCATTTCGACATTTACACTACTTATTAAAGCAGTTGGCCTATTGGGTAGAGAAATTAACCAATACCTCACAAATAGCTGATAATTTTTCTAACATTCCGCCACAGGTGAGTAGGAGTGCATCCGTTTATTCCATAGTTTTATCAGCCAGTATGGTTAGGTCAATTGAAGCCTTCAGTCTTGAGCAAAAAGTTACTATCTTTGTGATTATCATCACTGCTCTGAACATACTTTTGTTTAATTACAGCGGTAAAAACGATATTTTAGTAATGACAACAGTTGGTAATCGTAGTTCAGTGGAAACTGAAACAATGCTC